One Camelina sativa cultivar DH55 chromosome 3, Cs, whole genome shotgun sequence genomic window carries:
- the LOC104778081 gene encoding 4-coumarate--CoA ligase 1 isoform X2 → MAPQQEVMEKKQSNNGDVIFRSKLPDIYIPNHLSLHDYIFQNLSQFASKPCLINGPTGHVYTYSDVHVISRQIAAGFHKLGVNQNDVVMILLPNCPEFVLSFLAASFRGATATAANPFFTPAEIAKQAKASNTKLIVTESRYVDKVKPLKNDDGVVIVCIDDNESVPIPEGCLRFTELTQETTESTDVNDSVKISPDDVVALPYSSGTTGLPKGVMLTHKGLVTSVAQQVDGENPNLYFHSDDVILCVLPMFHIYALNSIMLCGLRVGAAILIMPKFEIHLLLELIQRCKVTVAPMVPPIVLAIAKSPETEKYDLSSIRVVKSGAAPLGKELEDAVSAKFPNAKLGQGYGMTEAGPVLAMSLGFAKEPFPVKSGACGTVVRNAEMKLVDPDTGDSLSRNQPGEICIRGHQIMKGYLNNPAATAETIDKDGWLHTGDIGLIDDDDELFIVDRLKELIKYKGFQVAPAELEALLISHPDITDVAVVAMKEEAAGEVPVAFVVKSKDSELSEDDVKQFVSKQVVFYKRINKVFFSESIPKAPSGKILRKDLRAKLTNGL, encoded by the exons ATGGCGCCACAACAAGAAGTGatggagaagaaacagagcaacaacGGTGACGTCATATTCCGATCAAAGCTACCTGATATTTACATCCCAAACCACCTCTCTCTCCACGACTACATCTTCCAGAACCTCTCCCAGTTCGCCTCCAAGCCTTGCCTCATCAACGGACCGACCGGCCACGTCTACACTTACTCCGACGTCCACGTCATCTCCCGCCAGATAGCCGCCGGTTTTCACAAACTCGGCGTTaaccaaaacgacgtcgtcatGATCCTCCTCCCTAACTGCCCCGAGTTCGTCCTCTCTTTCCTCGCCGCTTCTTTCCGCGGCGCGACCGCCACCGCCGCCAACCCTTTCTTCACCCCGGCGGAGATCGCCAAACAGGCCAAAGCCTCCAACACCAAACTCATCGTCACCGAGTCTCGCTACGTCGACAAAGTCAAACCCCTCAAAAACGACGACGGTGTCGTCATCGTCTGCATCGACGACAACGAATCCGTCCCGATCCCCGAAGGCTGCCTCCGGTTCACCGAGTTGACTCAGGAGACGACCGAGTCAACAGACGTCAACGACTCGGTGAAGATTTCTCCGGACGACGTGGTGGCGCTTCCATACTCCTCCGGCACGACGGGGCTACCCAAAGGAGTGATGCTGACTCACAAGGGACTGGTCACGAGCGTTGCCCAGCAAGTCGACGGCGAGAACCCGAATCTTTATTTCCACAGCGACGACGTCATACTCTGTGTTTTGCCCATGTTTCATATCTACGCTCTGAACTCGATCATGTTGTGTGGGCTTAGGGTTGGTGCGGCGATTCTGATAATGCCCAAGTTTGAGATTCATCTGCTTTTGGAGCTGATCCAAAGGTGTAAAGTCACGGTGGCTCCGATGGTTCCGCCGATCGTGTTGGCGATTGCGAAGTCGCCGGAGACAGAGAAGTATGATCTGAGTTCGATAAGAGTGGTGAAATCGGGTGCTGCACCGCTTGGTAAAGAGCTTGAAGATGCCGTTAGTGCCAAGTTTCCTAACGCCAAGCTCGGTCAG GGATACGGAATGACAGAAGCAGGTCCAGTGCTAGCAATGTCATTAGGATTCGCTAAAGAGCCGTTTCCAGTGAAATCAGGAGCTTGTG GTACGGTTGTAAGAAACGCCGAGATGAAACTCGTCGATCCTGACACCGGAGATTCTCTTTCGAGGAACCAACCGGGCGAGATATGCATCCGTGGTCACCAGATCATGAAAGGATACCTCAACAACCCTGCGGCTACAGCAGAGACCATTGATAAAGACGGTTGGCTCCATACTGGAGATATCGGATTGATCGATGACGATGATGAGCTTTTCATCGTCGATCGATTGAAAGAGCTTATCAAGTACAAAGGTTTTCAAGTGGCTCCGGCTGAGCTAGAGGCTTTGCTCATTAGTCATCCTGACATCACCGATGTTGCCGTTGTCGC AATGAAAGAAGAAGCTGCTGGTGAAGTTCCGGTTGCGTTTGTGGTGAAATCAAAGGATTCAGAGTTATCAGAAGATGACGTCAAACAGTTTGTGTCGAAACAG GTTGTGTTTTACAAGAGAATCAACAAAGTATTCTTCAGTGAGTCCATTCCTAAAGCTCCATCAGGAAAGATATTGAGGAAAGATCTCAGGGCAAAATTAACAAATGGGTTGTGA
- the LOC104778082 gene encoding cyclin-J18-like isoform X2 codes for MHCARGLSVHSLKSFGDKVITEQLFMVRDFLDAVLKFDIGTLNIAYTLLEDLFIQFKEVAKVGELLNFEACMDMMDLLYEIEETSLLYQSSTSLAASILCQNNSMTSLSSLRVISSSTWAHSSTRKPNQKISHYLHQPTPLFHQTHFLYFQSPTPRISQPFRFLTHKFH; via the exons ATGCATTGTGCTCGGGGTTTATCGGTTCATAGTCTGAAATCCTTTGGGGATAAAGTGATTACAGAGCAACTCTTCATGGTTCGGGATTTTTTGGATGCG gttttgaaatttgacattGGCACTCTTAATATAGCTTATACACTGCTTGAAGACCTTTTCATTCAGTTCAA AGAAGTTGCAAAGGTTGGGGAACTTTTGAACTTTGAAGCATGTATGGACATGATGGATCTTCTTTACGAGATAGAGGAGACATCCCTTCTTTATCAATCTTCAACATCTTTAGCTGCTTCCATTTTG TGCCAAAACAACAGTATGACTTCCCTATCCTCCCTTAGG GTTATATCGTCGTCAACATGGGCCCACTCTTCCACCCGAAAGCCCAATCAAAAAATATCTCACTATCTTCACCAACCCACTCCTCTGTTTCACCAAACCCATTTCCTTTATTTCCAAAGTCCCACCCCTCGTATTTCTCAACCTTTCCGTTTTTTAACCCATAAGTTTCATTAG
- the LOC104778081 gene encoding 4-coumarate--CoA ligase 1 isoform X3, with translation MAPQQEVMEKKQSNNGDVIFRSKLPDIYIPNHLSLHDYIFQNLSQFASKPCLINGPTGHVYTYSDVHVISRQIAAGFHKLGVNQNDVVMILLPNCPEFVLSFLAASFRGATATAANPFFTPAEIAKQAKASNTKLIVTESRYVDKVKPLKNDDGVVIVCIDDNESVPIPEGCLRFTELTQETTESTDVNDSVKISPDDVVALPYSSGTTGLPKGVMLTHKGLVTSVAQQVDGENPNLYFHSDDVILCVLPMFHIYALNSIMLCGLRVGAAILIMPKFEIHLLLELIQRCKVTVAPMVPPIVLAIAKSPETEKYDLSSIRVVKSGAAPLGKELEDAVSAKFPNAKLGQGYGMTEAGPVLAMSLGFAKEPFPVKSGACGTVVRNAEMKLVDPDTGDSLSRNQPGEICIRGHQIMKGYLNNPAATAETIDKDGWLHTGDIGLIDDDDELFIVDRLKELIKYKGFQVAPAELEALLISHPDITDVAVVAMKEEAAGEVPVAFVVKSKDSELSEDDVKQFVSKQVVFYKRINKVFFSESIPKAPSGKILRKDLRAKLTNGL, from the exons ATGGCGCCACAACAAGAAGTGatggagaagaaacagagcaacaacGGTGACGTCATATTCCGATCAAAGCTACCTGATATTTACATCCCAAACCACCTCTCTCTCCACGACTACATCTTCCAGAACCTCTCCCAGTTCGCCTCCAAGCCTTGCCTCATCAACGGACCGACCGGCCACGTCTACACTTACTCCGACGTCCACGTCATCTCCCGCCAGATAGCCGCCGGTTTTCACAAACTCGGCGTTaaccaaaacgacgtcgtcatGATCCTCCTCCCTAACTGCCCCGAGTTCGTCCTCTCTTTCCTCGCCGCTTCTTTCCGCGGCGCGACCGCCACCGCCGCCAACCCTTTCTTCACCCCGGCGGAGATCGCCAAACAGGCCAAAGCCTCCAACACCAAACTCATCGTCACCGAGTCTCGCTACGTCGACAAAGTCAAACCCCTCAAAAACGACGACGGTGTCGTCATCGTCTGCATCGACGACAACGAATCCGTCCCGATCCCCGAAGGCTGCCTCCGGTTCACCGAGTTGACTCAGGAGACGACCGAGTCAACAGACGTCAACGACTCGGTGAAGATTTCTCCGGACGACGTGGTGGCGCTTCCATACTCCTCCGGCACGACGGGGCTACCCAAAGGAGTGATGCTGACTCACAAGGGACTGGTCACGAGCGTTGCCCAGCAAGTCGACGGCGAGAACCCGAATCTTTATTTCCACAGCGACGACGTCATACTCTGTGTTTTGCCCATGTTTCATATCTACGCTCTGAACTCGATCATGTTGTGTGGGCTTAGGGTTGGTGCGGCGATTCTGATAATGCCCAAGTTTGAGATTCATCTGCTTTTGGAGCTGATCCAAAGGTGTAAAGTCACGGTGGCTCCGATGGTTCCGCCGATCGTGTTGGCGATTGCGAAGTCGCCGGAGACAGAGAAGTATGATCTGAGTTCGATAAGAGTGGTGAAATCGGGTGCTGCACCGCTTGGTAAAGAGCTTGAAGATGCCGTTAGTGCCAAGTTTCCTAACGCCAAGCTCGGTCAG GGATACGGAATGACAGAAGCAGGTCCAGTGCTAGCAATGTCATTAGGATTCGCTAAAGAGCCGTTTCCAGTGAAATCAGGAGCTTGTGGTACGGTTGTAAGAAACGCCGAGATGAAACTCGTCGATCCTGACACCGGAGATTCTCTTTCGAGGAACCAACCGGGCGAGATATGCATCCGTGGTCACCAGATCATGAAAGGATACCTCAACAACCCTGCGGCTACAGCAGAGACCATTGATAAAGACGGTTGGCTCCATACTGGAGATATCGGATTGATCGATGACGATGATGAGCTTTTCATCGTCGATCGATTGAAAGAGCTTATCAAGTACAAAGGTTTTCAAGTGGCTCCGGCTGAGCTAGAGGCTTTGCTCATTAGTCATCCTGACATCACCGATGTTGCCGTTGTCGC AATGAAAGAAGAAGCTGCTGGTGAAGTTCCGGTTGCGTTTGTGGTGAAATCAAAGGATTCAGAGTTATCAGAAGATGACGTCAAACAGTTTGTGTCGAAACAG GTTGTGTTTTACAAGAGAATCAACAAAGTATTCTTCAGTGAGTCCATTCCTAAAGCTCCATCAGGAAAGATATTGAGGAAAGATCTCAGGGCAAAATTAACAAATGGGTTGTGA
- the LOC104778081 gene encoding 4-coumarate--CoA ligase 1 isoform X1: MAPQQEVMEKKQSNNGDVIFRSKLPDIYIPNHLSLHDYIFQNLSQFASKPCLINGPTGHVYTYSDVHVISRQIAAGFHKLGVNQNDVVMILLPNCPEFVLSFLAASFRGATATAANPFFTPAEIAKQAKASNTKLIVTESRYVDKVKPLKNDDGVVIVCIDDNESVPIPEGCLRFTELTQETTESTDVNDSVKISPDDVVALPYSSGTTGLPKGVMLTHKGLVTSVAQQVDGENPNLYFHSDDVILCVLPMFHIYALNSIMLCGLRVGAAILIMPKFEIHLLLELIQRCKVTVAPMVPPIVLAIAKSPETEKYDLSSIRVVKSGAAPLGKELEDAVSAKFPNAKLGQGYGMTEAGPVLAMSLGFAKEPFPVKSGACGTVVRNAEMKLVDPDTGDSLSRNQPGEICIRGHQIMKGYLNNPAATAETIDKDGWLHTGDIGLIDDDDELFIVDRLKELIKYKGFQVAPAELEALLISHPDITDVAVVAMKEEAAGEVPVAFVVKSKDSELSEDDVKQFVSKQVVFYKRINKVFFSESIPKAPSGKILRKDLRAKLTNGL, from the exons ATGGCGCCACAACAAGAAGTGatggagaagaaacagagcaacaacGGTGACGTCATATTCCGATCAAAGCTACCTGATATTTACATCCCAAACCACCTCTCTCTCCACGACTACATCTTCCAGAACCTCTCCCAGTTCGCCTCCAAGCCTTGCCTCATCAACGGACCGACCGGCCACGTCTACACTTACTCCGACGTCCACGTCATCTCCCGCCAGATAGCCGCCGGTTTTCACAAACTCGGCGTTaaccaaaacgacgtcgtcatGATCCTCCTCCCTAACTGCCCCGAGTTCGTCCTCTCTTTCCTCGCCGCTTCTTTCCGCGGCGCGACCGCCACCGCCGCCAACCCTTTCTTCACCCCGGCGGAGATCGCCAAACAGGCCAAAGCCTCCAACACCAAACTCATCGTCACCGAGTCTCGCTACGTCGACAAAGTCAAACCCCTCAAAAACGACGACGGTGTCGTCATCGTCTGCATCGACGACAACGAATCCGTCCCGATCCCCGAAGGCTGCCTCCGGTTCACCGAGTTGACTCAGGAGACGACCGAGTCAACAGACGTCAACGACTCGGTGAAGATTTCTCCGGACGACGTGGTGGCGCTTCCATACTCCTCCGGCACGACGGGGCTACCCAAAGGAGTGATGCTGACTCACAAGGGACTGGTCACGAGCGTTGCCCAGCAAGTCGACGGCGAGAACCCGAATCTTTATTTCCACAGCGACGACGTCATACTCTGTGTTTTGCCCATGTTTCATATCTACGCTCTGAACTCGATCATGTTGTGTGGGCTTAGGGTTGGTGCGGCGATTCTGATAATGCCCAAGTTTGAGATTCATCTGCTTTTGGAGCTGATCCAAAGGTGTAAAGTCACGGTGGCTCCGATG GTTCCGCCGATCGTGTTGGCGATTGCGAAGTCGCCGGAGACAGAGAAGTATGATCTGAGTTCGATAAGAGTGGTGAAATCGGGTGCTGCACCGCTTGGTAAAGAGCTTGAAGATGCCGTTAGTGCCAAGTTTCCTAACGCCAAGCTCGGTCAG GGATACGGAATGACAGAAGCAGGTCCAGTGCTAGCAATGTCATTAGGATTCGCTAAAGAGCCGTTTCCAGTGAAATCAGGAGCTTGTGGTACGGTTGTAAGAAACGCCGAGATGAAACTCGTCGATCCTGACACCGGAGATTCTCTTTCGAGGAACCAACCGGGCGAGATATGCATCCGTGGTCACCAGATCATGAAAGGATACCTCAACAACCCTGCGGCTACAGCAGAGACCATTGATAAAGACGGTTGGCTCCATACTGGAGATATCGGATTGATCGATGACGATGATGAGCTTTTCATCGTCGATCGATTGAAAGAGCTTATCAAGTACAAAGGTTTTCAAGTGGCTCCGGCTGAGCTAGAGGCTTTGCTCATTAGTCATCCTGACATCACCGATGTTGCCGTTGTCGC AATGAAAGAAGAAGCTGCTGGTGAAGTTCCGGTTGCGTTTGTGGTGAAATCAAAGGATTCAGAGTTATCAGAAGATGACGTCAAACAGTTTGTGTCGAAACAG GTTGTGTTTTACAAGAGAATCAACAAAGTATTCTTCAGTGAGTCCATTCCTAAAGCTCCATCAGGAAAGATATTGAGGAAAGATCTCAGGGCAAAATTAACAAATGGGTTGTGA
- the LOC104778082 gene encoding cyclin-J18-like isoform X1, whose translation MHCARGLSVHSLKSFGDKVITEQLFMVRDFLDAQVLKFDIGTLNIAYTLLEDLFIQFKEVAKVGELLNFEACMDMMDLLYEIEETSLLYQSSTSLAASILCQNNSMTSLSSLRVISSSTWAHSSTRKPNQKISHYLHQPTPLFHQTHFLYFQSPTPRISQPFRFLTHKFH comes from the exons ATGCATTGTGCTCGGGGTTTATCGGTTCATAGTCTGAAATCCTTTGGGGATAAAGTGATTACAGAGCAACTCTTCATGGTTCGGGATTTTTTGGATGCG caggttttgaaatttgacattGGCACTCTTAATATAGCTTATACACTGCTTGAAGACCTTTTCATTCAGTTCAA AGAAGTTGCAAAGGTTGGGGAACTTTTGAACTTTGAAGCATGTATGGACATGATGGATCTTCTTTACGAGATAGAGGAGACATCCCTTCTTTATCAATCTTCAACATCTTTAGCTGCTTCCATTTTG TGCCAAAACAACAGTATGACTTCCCTATCCTCCCTTAGG GTTATATCGTCGTCAACATGGGCCCACTCTTCCACCCGAAAGCCCAATCAAAAAATATCTCACTATCTTCACCAACCCACTCCTCTGTTTCACCAAACCCATTTCCTTTATTTCCAAAGTCCCACCCCTCGTATTTCTCAACCTTTCCGTTTTTTAACCCATAAGTTTCATTAG